One genomic window of Tachypleus tridentatus isolate NWPU-2018 chromosome 12, ASM421037v1, whole genome shotgun sequence includes the following:
- the LOC143233393 gene encoding 8.6 kDa transglutaminase substrate-like isoform X1 — MGMQTKNILFSNKLTWCEVLKYNPFRQRIVMKLICVVLLLTLLVYGATSTSPMHCEGPCEKHSCPVDGSNCPCGTYKDECGCCDFCIACSGQKCNLLSGQRCEGKQVCRPPLGASFVDVQTGKVSSVCQ; from the exons ATGGGAATGCAAACTaagaatatattgttttcaaataaactaaCATGGTGTGAAGTTCTTAAAT ATAACCCTTTTAGACAACGAATCGTGATGAAGCTGATATGTGTGGTCCTACTGCTAACTCTACTGGTTTATGG AGCAACAAGCACCAGCCCCATGCACTGTGAAGGTCCGTGTGAAAAGCATTCATGTCCAGTAGATGGCAGTAACTGTCCATGCGGTACTTACAAGGATGAATGTGGATGTTGCGACTTCTGCATCGCT TGCTCAGGACAGAAATGCAACCTCTTATCCGGCCAACGCTGTGAAGGCAAACAGGTGTGCAGACCACCATTAGGGGCCTCTTTTGTAGACGTTCAGACAGGAAAAGTTTCAAGCGTGTGCCAGTGA
- the LOC143233393 gene encoding 8.6 kDa transglutaminase substrate-like isoform X2 — protein sequence MKLICVVLLLTLLVYGATSTSPMHCEGPCEKHSCPVDGSNCPCGTYKDECGCCDFCIACSGQKCNLLSGQRCEGKQVCRPPLGASFVDVQTGKVSSVCQ from the exons ATGAAGCTGATATGTGTGGTCCTACTGCTAACTCTACTGGTTTATGG AGCAACAAGCACCAGCCCCATGCACTGTGAAGGTCCGTGTGAAAAGCATTCATGTCCAGTAGATGGCAGTAACTGTCCATGCGGTACTTACAAGGATGAATGTGGATGTTGCGACTTCTGCATCGCT TGCTCAGGACAGAAATGCAACCTCTTATCCGGCCAACGCTGTGAAGGCAAACAGGTGTGCAGACCACCATTAGGGGCCTCTTTTGTAGACGTTCAGACAGGAAAAGTTTCAAGCGTGTGCCAGTGA
- the pen-2 gene encoding presenilin enhancer, gamma-secretase subunit isoform X2: protein MKDEDKLNLCRWYYKGGFCFLPFLWFLNSVWFFSEAFRRPHFEQQKEIKSYVIRSAVGALLWIMILVAWIVLFQLKRAEWGEFADKISFIIPTGIP from the exons ATGAAAGATGAAGACAAACTTAACCTGTGCAGATGGTACTATAAAG GTGGGTTTTGTTTTCTACCCTTCCTGTGGTTTTTAAACAGTGTATGGTTTTTCAGTGAAGCTTTCAGGAGACCACATTTTGAACAGCAAAAGGAGATCAAATCAT ATGTTATTAGGTCAGCTGTTGGGGCACTTCTGTGGATAATGATACTTGTTGCCTGGATTGTGCTGTTCCAGTTGAAAAGAGCAGAGTGGGGAGAATTTGCAGACAAAATTTCCTTTATTATCCCAACAGGAAttccataa
- the pen-2 gene encoding presenilin enhancer, gamma-secretase subunit isoform X3, whose protein sequence is MKDEDKLNLCRWYYKGGFCFLPFLWFLNSVWFFSEAFRRPHFEQQKEIKSFMVVLVTEQLHPLPATGLINILPTNAFTTMLLGQLLGHFCG, encoded by the exons ATGAAAGATGAAGACAAACTTAACCTGTGCAGATGGTACTATAAAG GTGGGTTTTGTTTTCTACCCTTCCTGTGGTTTTTAAACAGTGTATGGTTTTTCAGTGAAGCTTTCAGGAGACCACATTTTGAACAGCAAAAGGAGATCAAATCAT TCATGGTGGTGTTAGTAACAGAACAGCTGCACCCACTTCCAGCTACTGGTTTAATTAATATCTTACCAACAAATGCTTTCACTACT ATGTTATTAGGTCAGCTGTTGGGGCACTTCTGTGGATAA
- the pen-2 gene encoding presenilin enhancer, gamma-secretase subunit isoform X1 produces the protein MKDEDKLNLCRWYYKGGFCFLPFLWFLNSVWFFSEAFRRPHFEQQKEIKSFMVVLVTEQLHPLPATGLINILPTNAFTTNSWIALGVTFSIRDILLCSIASQVHVSPLAQLTTN, from the exons ATGAAAGATGAAGACAAACTTAACCTGTGCAGATGGTACTATAAAG GTGGGTTTTGTTTTCTACCCTTCCTGTGGTTTTTAAACAGTGTATGGTTTTTCAGTGAAGCTTTCAGGAGACCACATTTTGAACAGCAAAAGGAGATCAAATCAT TCATGGTGGTGTTAGTAACAGAACAGCTGCACCCACTTCCAGCTACTGGTTTAATTAATATCTTACCAACAAATGCTTTCACTACT AACTCTTGGATAGCATTAGGGGTAACATTTTCTATACGAGATATTTTGCTCTGTTCCATAGCATCTCAagtacatgtttcaccacttgcACAACTCACTACAAATTAA
- the Pcd gene encoding pterin-4a-carbinolamine dehydratase, with protein sequence MRLIFVKRLCEGHERTRHWYSLFLNQKSLFVREFRMATEAKRAKLTDEERQTHLSPLKSAGWALTEGRDAIYKEFMFKNFNQAFGFMTRVAMQAEKMDHHPEWFNVYNKVQITLSSHDVNGLSDRDVRLANFIEKAASSVLDK encoded by the exons ATGAGGTTGATTTTTGTTAAACGGTTGTGCGAAGGTCACGAAAGGACGAGACATTGGTACAGCTTATTTTTGAATCAGAAATCTCTTTTTGTCAGAGAATTTAGAATG GCTACTGAAGCAAAGAGAGCAAAGCTGACTGATGAAGAAAGACAGACACACCTGTCCCCACTTAAGTCAGCTGGCTGGGCTCTGACTGAAGGAAGAGATGCAATCTATAAGgagtttatgtttaaaaattttaatcag GCATTTGGTTTTATGACCAGAGTAGCAATGCAGGCAGAGAAGATGGACCATCATCCCGAATGgtttaatgtttacaataaagtTCAGATCACACTGAGTTCACATGATGTGAATGGACTCTCAGATCGTGATGTACGACTGGCTAACTTTATTGAAAAGGCTGCCTCTTCTGTATTAGACAAGTGA